Within the Leisingera thetidis genome, the region CAGTCGCTGATGCAGGGGCCGCCGTTTTCGGTGCCGGGGGAAACCGTTCAGGCGCTCTATCAGGACACCCATGCCATCACCCTGATCGAAGAACGCGCAGCCGATGGCCGGATCGGCGAGCGCTGCAATGCGCTGGAGCAGGCCTGGCTGCTGGCACCTAAGGGGTGAAACGAAAGCGGGTCCCCGAAGGGACCCGCGCGGTGCGCAACAGGCACCGTCTGCCGTGAGTGGTGGCATGCGTTATGGGGGGTCAGCTGTTCATGTCATATGCCCGCTCGCCATGAACCGACAGATCGAGGCCGTTGGTCTCGCTTTCAAGATCCACCCGCAGGGATGTGATCGCGGCCGCAACTTTCACCAGCACGATGGTCACCACCACGGTGAAGACGCCGACGATGACCAGGGCGCCCAGCTGCGCGGCCCAGGCGCCGGCGCCGAAGACGGCGATCATGATAGTGCCGAAGATGCCGCCGACGCCGTGAACTGCGAAAACATCCAGCGTGTCGTCGATCTGCATCCTGTTGCGGATCAGGTTGACCATCTCCTGGCACAGCACACCGGCGATGGCACCGATGATCAGCGCTTCCACCGGGCCGACAAATCCGGAGGCCGGAGTGATCGAGGCCAGCCCTGCAATGGTGCCGGTCACCAGGCCGACGAGGGAGGCCTTGCCGTATTTGATCTTTTCCCACAGCGCCCAGCTGAGCGAGGCGGTTGCGGCGGAGAGATGGGTCACGGTCAGCGCCATAGCAGCACCTCCGTCCGCCGCCAGCTGCGAGCCGCCGTTGAAGCCGAACCAGCCGACCCACAGCATCGCCGCACCAATCATCACATAGCCGGGATTGTGCGGCGGGATGCTGCGGTTTTTGCGCGGGCCGAGGAAGAAGGCGATGATCAGCGCGGCCAGGCCTGCGGTCTCATGCACCACGATGCCGCCGGCAAAGTCCCTGACCCCGGTGTCACCGAAGATGCCGCCATCAGCCAGAAAACCGCCGCCCCAGATCCAATGCACCACCGGCGCATAGCACAAGAGCATCCAGAGGCCGGAGAACACCAGGACAAAGCCAAAGCCCACCCGCTCCACATAGGCGCCGACGATCAGCGCGGGCGTGATGATGGCGAATGTCATCTGGAAGGCAAAGAACAGCACCTCGGGCAGGGTGCCGGAGAGGCTGTCCGCGGTCACGCCATTGAGGAACATCTTGTCCAATCCGCCCCACAGGCCGGACGTGCCGCTGCCGAAGGCGACGGTGTAGCCGAAAGCCAGCCACAGTACGCTCATCAAACAGGCAATGGCGTAGCAATGCATGAACACGCTGAGCACATTGCGGGCACGCACCAGCCCGCCGTAGAACAGCGCCAGTCCCGGCAGTGTCATGAAGAGGACCAGGGCCGTGGCCACAATGATCCATGCTGTATCCGCTCCGTTCATCCGTCTGTTCCTTCCCCTCTTAAAACGGTGGGTCAGGAAAAAGCGGAAAGCCTGCGCAGAAAAAAGCGGCAGAGGCGCGGAAGGCGCCCAAAAACGGGGCTTTTCTGCAAGTGCTGAAAAATTGAGCGCTGTGGCGGGTCAGCTGCCCGTTTCGCGTTCGATTCGGGAAATCGCCCCGGCCAGCAGTTCCAGCGCGTGGTCCCGGGTGGCGGCGCGGACCTTGTCCCGCCCGATGGCGCCGAAGTCCACCGTCTCGGTAAGGGGCTCCCGGCCGGTGCGCGCGAGGCCAAAGCAGACGCGGCCCTCGGGTTTGAACTCCGACCCGCCGGGGCCGGCGATGCCGGTGACGGAGACCGCCAGCGTGACGCCTGCGTTGTTCAGTGCGCCTGCGGCCATTTCCGCAGCCACCTCTTCACTGACGGCGCCCACAGCGTCCAGGGTTTCCGCACGCACGCCCAGCATCTGCATCTTGGCGGCGTTGGAATAGGTGACAAACCCCCGGTCCACCACGGCGGAGGAGCCGGGGATATCCGTCAGCGCGGCCGCGATCATGCCGCCGGTGCAGCTTTCGGCGGTGGCGATGGTGATGCTTGCGGCGGCGGCGCGGCGGATGATCTCTGCGGTGTCCATGATCAGAACCCCAGCACGCGGTGCGACAGGAAGGCAAGCAGGCCCACTCCGATGGCGGCCATGATCCCGGCGATCAGGTCATCCATCATCACACCGGTTGCGCCTTTCTGCCGGTCGGCCCAGCCCACCGGGCCGGGTTTCCAGACGTCGAACAGGCGGAACAGCACAAAGGCGGCGATCCAGCCCGGCCACAGGGCGGTGATGTCGATATCATGTGCCCAGGCGGGATAGGAGATCGCCCAAAGTGCTGTGAACTGGCCGGCAACCTCATCCATCACAAATTCGGAAGGATCCAGGTCCTCCTTGCCGCGGGTCATTACCTCGGCGGCCCAGACGCCGGCGCCGACTGAGATCAGCGTGGCCGCGGCCAGCAGCAGGAAGCCGCCGAGCTGGTGCAGCCCATAGGCCAAAGGCAGTGCTGCGAGCGATCCCCAGGTGCCGGGCGCCGGCCTGAGATAGCCGACGCCGCAGACGGTGCCGATCAGCGTCGCGATTCTCATGACTTCACCAGCGCGGCGGTGGCAATCGCGGCGATGCCCTCACCGCGTCCCGTAAAGCCGAGGCGTTCCGAGGTGGTGGCCTTGATCGACACCCGGTCAGCCCCGATGCCCAGGATTTCTGCCATCACGTCGCGCATCTTGGCGGCGTGCGGTCCGACCTTGGGATATTCGCAGACCAGGGTGCAGTCGATGTTGGACAGGGTGAAGCCCATCTGCCGCGCCAGGTCGGCGGCGTGGCGCAGGAAAATCTCGCTGGCGGCGCCTTTCCACTGCGGGTCGGACGGCGGGAAGTGCTGGCCGATGTCGCCCTGCGCCAGCGCGCCATAGATCGCGTCGGTCACCGCGTGCATGCCGACGTCGGCGTCGGAATGGCCTTGCAGGGATTTCTCATGCGGGATTTCGACACCGCAGAGGATCACGCTGCTGCCGGGGCCGAAGCGGTGCACGTCGTAGCCATTGCCAAGCCTGATATCCATTTCTGCTCCCAGAATGCGTTCGGCCCGGGCGAAATCCTCAGGCCGGGTGATTTTGATGTTGTCCGGCTCGCCCGGAATGATGGCGACGTCAAGCCCTGCGGCGCGCGCAACCTCCACGTCGTCGGCTGCGCCGCCCGGATGGGCAAGATGTGCGGCGAGGATGTCCTGATAGCGGAACCCCTGCGGGGTCTGCGCAGCATAGAGCCCGCTGCGGTCCCGGGTGCCGGTCACGGTGCCCTCGGCGCCAGTCCACAGAGCGTCGGTCACGGCAAGTGCCGGGGCTGCCGCAGCCGTTTCATCCAAGGCATCAAGAATGCTGTTGATCAGAGCGGGGCTGACACAGGGGCGGGCGGCGTCGTGGATCAGCACCTTGTCGACGCCTTGCTGTTCCAGCGCCTGCAGCCCGTTCAGGACCGAAGCTGCACGCTCGCTGCCGCCCTTGGCCAGACTCAGGCCGGGCGTTCCGGAGAATTCCTCCCACGCGGTTTCATCATCAGGGGAGAGAACCAGCACAGTGAGGTCCACGCCAGCCTTTGCAAAGGCTTCCAGCGTCCAGTCGATCACCCGGCGGCCCTTGAGCGGGCGCCACTGCTTGGGCATGCCGCCGCCTGCGCGGGTGCCGCGGCCGGCGGCGACGATCAGGGCGGCTGTGGTCATGAAAGCCTCATTGCAAATCCGGGTTTTGTTTATGAGGTGGCGCGGCGATAGGCAATCACCTGGGGGAATATGCTTAAAAGATAGGCAAATGGCGGCTGGCTGTGCCTTGCAGAGGGCAGTTTCATTGCTGCATAGCAGGGACTTCGGATAAAAACGCTTCAGTTGCACAAGGATTAGGCAGTTGTCTTTCACGCTTGGAACCACCTCCATGTCCCCGCCGATCGCCCTGGCGCCGATGGCCGGAATCACCGACCGTCCGTTCCGGGATCTGGTCCGCTCCTTTGGGGCCGGGCTGATGGTGAGCGAAATGGTGGCAAGCCAGGAGATGGTGCAGGCGAAACCCGGCGTGCGGGAGCGCGCCGAGCTGAGCGCCGATGTTGAGAACACCGCGGTGCAGCTGGCCGGGCGCGAGGAATACTGGATTGCAGAGGCCGCCAGGCAGGTTGCCGGGCAGGGCGCGCGGATCATCGATATCAACATGGGCTGCCCCGCCAAGAAGGTGACAAACGGCTATTCCGGCTCGGCGCTTTTGAAAACGCCGGATCATGCGCTGAAGCTGATCGAGGCGGTGGTGGGCGCAGTGGATGTGCCGGTCACGCTGAAAACCCGGCTGGGCTGGGACGAAAACTGCCTGAATGCCCCGGATGTGGCCCGCCGCGCGGCGGAGGCCGGGGTGCAGATGGTGACGATCCACGGCCGCACGCGCTGCCAGTTCTACAAGGGCTCGGCGGATTGGGCTGCCATCCGGGGGGTGAAAGACGCTGTGAATGTGCCGCTGCTGGCCAATGGCGACATTGTGGACACCGCCTCTGCCCGCAAGGCGCTGGAGTTGTCCGGTGCGGACGGCGTGATGATCGGGCGCGGGGCTGAAGGCAAGCCCTGGCTGCTGGCCGAGGTGGCGCACCATCTGTGGGGCACGCCGGCTCCGGATGTGCCGGAGGGTGATGCGCTGATCGCAATGGTTTCAGAGCATTACAAGGCGATGCTCGACTTTTACGGGCCGGAGCTGGGGGTGCGTGTCGCGCGCAAGCATCTGGGCTGGTACATGGATGAGGCCGGCACCGGTCCTGCCATGCGCCGGGCGGTGCTGACCGAAAAGACGCCGCAGCAGGTGCTGGCGCTGCTGCCGGAGGCATTGAGCATGCAAAGTCCGGAGGCCGCCGCATGATGGACAGTTCTGCCCTCTGGGCCTCCCTGCCGGTGCCGGCCTTCCTGATCGATGCCGGGGACAATATCGCCGATGTGAACGCGGCCGGAGAGGGGTTCCTCAACACTTCCCGCAAGGCGCTGCTGGGGCAGCCGGTCTGGGACACGCTGGCAATCGATGCACCGATCGAGGAGGCCTTTGCCCGCGCCCGGGTGCAGGGCACGCCGCTGTTTGTGAATGATATCGATGTGGGCTCCGGCAGCCGGGCGCCCTTGCAGTGCGGGGTGCAGATTGCCTCGCTGCAGGGGCAGGAAGGGGTGATGCTGCTGATGGTCACCCCGCGGGAGCTGGCCGGGCGAATGACGCAGACCCATTCCGCCAAATCCGCCGCCGCCTCAGCCATTGGCATGGCGGAGATGCTGGCG harbors:
- the dusB gene encoding tRNA dihydrouridine synthase DusB; this encodes MSFTLGTTSMSPPIALAPMAGITDRPFRDLVRSFGAGLMVSEMVASQEMVQAKPGVRERAELSADVENTAVQLAGREEYWIAEAARQVAGQGARIIDINMGCPAKKVTNGYSGSALLKTPDHALKLIEAVVGAVDVPVTLKTRLGWDENCLNAPDVARRAAEAGVQMVTIHGRTRCQFYKGSADWAAIRGVKDAVNVPLLANGDIVDTASARKALELSGADGVMIGRGAEGKPWLLAEVAHHLWGTPAPDVPEGDALIAMVSEHYKAMLDFYGPELGVRVARKHLGWYMDEAGTGPAMRRAVLTEKTPQQVLALLPEALSMQSPEAAA
- a CDS encoding phosphatidylglycerophosphatase A family protein; translation: MRIATLIGTVCGVGYLRPAPGTWGSLAALPLAYGLHQLGGFLLLAAATLISVGAGVWAAEVMTRGKEDLDPSEFVMDEVAGQFTALWAISYPAWAHDIDITALWPGWIAAFVLFRLFDVWKPGPVGWADRQKGATGVMMDDLIAGIMAAIGVGLLAFLSHRVLGF
- a CDS encoding CinA family protein → MDTAEIIRRAAAASITIATAESCTGGMIAAALTDIPGSSAVVDRGFVTYSNAAKMQMLGVRAETLDAVGAVSEEVAAEMAAGALNNAGVTLAVSVTGIAGPGGSEFKPEGRVCFGLARTGREPLTETVDFGAIGRDKVRAATRDHALELLAGAISRIERETGS
- a CDS encoding ammonium transporter, producing MNGADTAWIIVATALVLFMTLPGLALFYGGLVRARNVLSVFMHCYAIACLMSVLWLAFGYTVAFGSGTSGLWGGLDKMFLNGVTADSLSGTLPEVLFFAFQMTFAIITPALIVGAYVERVGFGFVLVFSGLWMLLCYAPVVHWIWGGGFLADGGIFGDTGVRDFAGGIVVHETAGLAALIIAFFLGPRKNRSIPPHNPGYVMIGAAMLWVGWFGFNGGSQLAADGGAAMALTVTHLSAATASLSWALWEKIKYGKASLVGLVTGTIAGLASITPASGFVGPVEALIIGAIAGVLCQEMVNLIRNRMQIDDTLDVFAVHGVGGIFGTIMIAVFGAGAWAAQLGALVIVGVFTVVVTIVLVKVAAAITSLRVDLESETNGLDLSVHGERAYDMNS
- a CDS encoding bifunctional 2-C-methyl-D-erythritol 4-phosphate cytidylyltransferase/2-C-methyl-D-erythritol 2,4-cyclodiphosphate synthase is translated as MTTAALIVAAGRGTRAGGGMPKQWRPLKGRRVIDWTLEAFAKAGVDLTVLVLSPDDETAWEEFSGTPGLSLAKGGSERAASVLNGLQALEQQGVDKVLIHDAARPCVSPALINSILDALDETAAAAPALAVTDALWTGAEGTVTGTRDRSGLYAAQTPQGFRYQDILAAHLAHPGGAADDVEVARAAGLDVAIIPGEPDNIKITRPEDFARAERILGAEMDIRLGNGYDVHRFGPGSSVILCGVEIPHEKSLQGHSDADVGMHAVTDAIYGALAQGDIGQHFPPSDPQWKGAASEIFLRHAADLARQMGFTLSNIDCTLVCEYPKVGPHAAKMRDVMAEILGIGADRVSIKATTSERLGFTGRGEGIAAIATAALVKS